The proteins below come from a single Dermatophilaceae bacterium Soc4.6 genomic window:
- a CDS encoding response regulator transcription factor, with product MTDSPAPPVRLFLVDDQALVRAGFAMVLDATADMQVVGQAADGQAALDALTGPGALVVDVVLMDIQMPRLNGVEATRRLLTQPDPPRVLVLTTFDLDEFAFAALQAGASGFLLKDAGPTDLLAAIRAVHRGDSVVAPSTTRRLIDTFVHALPGAGGGDPGPGGDDTAYASALRRLEPLTEREREVLVAVGQGLTNQEIAASFFVAEATVKTHIGAVLRKLDLRDRVQMVVLAYEAGLVRVGG from the coding sequence GTGACCGACAGCCCGGCGCCGCCGGTGCGGCTCTTCCTCGTCGACGACCAGGCCCTGGTGCGCGCCGGCTTCGCGATGGTGCTCGACGCCACCGCCGACATGCAGGTCGTCGGTCAGGCCGCCGACGGCCAGGCCGCCCTCGACGCCTTGACCGGCCCCGGGGCCCTGGTGGTCGACGTGGTGCTGATGGACATCCAGATGCCCCGCCTCAACGGGGTCGAGGCCACGAGACGTCTACTGACGCAACCGGATCCGCCACGGGTCCTGGTGCTCACCACCTTCGATCTCGACGAGTTCGCCTTCGCTGCCCTGCAGGCCGGGGCATCCGGCTTCCTGCTGAAGGACGCCGGGCCGACCGACCTGCTCGCCGCCATCCGCGCGGTCCACCGGGGCGACAGCGTGGTGGCTCCGAGCACGACGCGGCGACTCATCGACACCTTCGTCCACGCGCTCCCTGGTGCAGGCGGCGGCGACCCGGGACCGGGGGGTGACGACACGGCATACGCCTCGGCGCTGAGACGGCTGGAGCCGCTGACCGAGCGGGAGCGCGAGGTGCTCGTGGCCGTGGGCCAGGGGCTGACGAACCAGGAGATCGCCGCGAGCTTCTTCGTCGCCGAGGCCACCGTCAAGACCCACATCGGCGCCGTGCTGCGCAAGCTCGACCTGCGCGACCGGGTGCAGATGGTGGTCCTCGCCTACGAGGCGGGGCTCGTGCGCGTGGGGGGCTAG
- a CDS encoding rhodanese-like domain-containing protein, with translation MTVVAALGSSTDRRRSSAIAWETGLFASPAAVAPVAPTGPDVTVDDLVDEARHAYERVSARAAYQAVLHGRAVIVDIRPAAQRRAQGEVHPDLGPVVIERNVLERRLDPRSPARLPWVEDETRVVVLCQEGYASSLAATSLARLGLRHVTDVEGGLAAWRGAGLPVA, from the coding sequence GTGACCGTCGTCGCCGCGCTCGGCTCGTCGACAGACCGTCGTCGATCGAGTGCGATCGCCTGGGAGACAGGCCTCTTCGCGTCACCGGCCGCCGTCGCCCCGGTTGCGCCGACCGGCCCGGACGTCACCGTCGACGACCTGGTGGACGAGGCCCGGCACGCCTACGAGCGGGTGTCGGCGCGCGCTGCCTACCAGGCTGTGCTGCACGGGCGGGCCGTGATCGTCGACATCCGGCCCGCGGCCCAGCGTCGAGCACAGGGGGAGGTCCACCCCGACCTGGGGCCCGTCGTGATCGAGCGCAACGTGCTCGAGCGGCGCCTTGACCCCCGCAGCCCGGCCCGGCTGCCGTGGGTCGAAGACGAGACCCGGGTCGTCGTGCTCTGCCAGGAGGGCTACGCCTCGTCGCTGGCCGCCACCAGCCTCGCCCGGCTCGGGCTTCGGCACGTCACCGACGTCGAAGGCGGGCTCGCGGCCTGGCGCGGGGCCGGGCTGCCGGTGGCGTGA
- a CDS encoding cysteine dioxygenase, which translates to MPTSTRHRALVHSSAPDLERLARRYALNPNLGVLLPDEGERTWARLADHDGAEVWLISWPEGGETGWHDHDGSLGSFAVASGAVVEQTWGGGRVHARRLVDGESRAFGESHVHNVRGAAAGRSLTVHAYAPRLTTTTSHELAADGPRAVSATHEGADW; encoded by the coding sequence ATGCCGACCAGCACGCGCCACCGCGCACTCGTCCATTCCTCCGCCCCCGACCTCGAGCGGCTCGCTCGTCGCTACGCGCTGAACCCCAACCTCGGTGTCCTGCTCCCCGACGAGGGTGAGCGCACCTGGGCCCGCCTGGCCGACCACGACGGCGCCGAGGTCTGGCTCATCTCGTGGCCGGAGGGGGGCGAGACCGGGTGGCACGACCACGACGGGTCGCTCGGGTCCTTCGCCGTGGCGTCGGGGGCGGTCGTCGAGCAGACCTGGGGCGGCGGGCGCGTGCACGCGCGTCGCCTGGTCGACGGCGAGTCCCGGGCCTTCGGGGAGTCGCACGTGCACAACGTGCGTGGCGCCGCCGCCGGCCGCTCGCTCACCGTCCACGCCTACGCCCCGAGGCTGACGACCACGACGTCGCACGAGCTGGCCGCCGACGGTCCACGGGCCGTCTCCGCGACGCACGAGGGAGCGGACTGGTGA